A region from the Enoplosus armatus isolate fEnoArm2 chromosome 24, fEnoArm2.hap1, whole genome shotgun sequence genome encodes:
- the LOC139306861 gene encoding zinc finger protein 271-like: protein MASVPPLSSLRLLVPPLRLLTAAMWQVARQQSVKHYGMLDDFVSLVTEAVPQLLTDRQRSLLLLALRAKVTLCDPKAVHAHLDKIHSVSEATQPDEAVDEWCSALLTLTDKLTDSPADRQRLLQEVFDQSFDSALQSLISDFLSRIEQLFPVPDFKQAASWLDAAPGGLEDSLQEADSEELRKLLTNQSCLLGRATTTVGHDTEEILLSAWSHPFITKLTNPDPPATDTEDQSDPPIQLDVELVKVEVVVMTEDEQEELEETVIGHTMSPEEQAASNESSAVGGDECAVTPVILEVDRLKDSPGNFADQSDGTVDLSDQSCSEVTANALYSISHNSQRVAHKCPQCGKCFIYRSQVIRHLRTNKSCGSALATPGAVNLLSQPGGHEEEPRPPEPRPPEPRPPRTHSCFQCNAMFKTKAELLSHQRSHRARPVYQCGQCDKEFHHLSSLTNHKQTHLDKGGFTCSRCDKVFESAKERDAHRLQHRLPDLTCTVCDQTFSSQTQLLRHLQTHSVEGAEPCYNCRFCDQTFSGVTQLRIHQRTHTFRSYQCDQCSKTYGSLTGLHSHRASHTTESRFLCPQCGKRFKTRDGLEGHLRTHTGERPYRCPYCPKDFTALAGLNVHVRRHTGERPYVCTVCGKGWPSGGDLQKHMRTHTGERPYVCQDCGKAFSISCHLTEHRRIHTGEKPFSCPECGKCLRRKFDLKKHMLSHSDVRPYACVYCPKSYTRKTHLNRHLLTHRTADGEAAAVAAAAETADEA, encoded by the exons CCTCcgtcccccctctctcctccctgcgCCTCCTCGTCCCTCCTCTCCGCCTGCTGACAGCAGCGATGTGGCAGGTCGCTCGCCAGCAAAGCGTGAAGCATTATGGGATGTTGGATGACTTTGTTTCCCTGGTAACCGAGGCTGTCCcacagctgctgacagacaggcagaggagtctgctgctgctggcgctGAGAGCCAAG GTGACCCTCTGTGACCCGAAGGCTGTCCACGCCCACCTGGACAAAATCCACTCTGTCTCGGAGGCAACG CAGCCGGATGAAGCGGTGGATGAATGGTGCTCTGCTCTGTTGACTCTGACCGATAAACTGACAGACAGTCCGGCGGACAGACAGCGCCTCCTGCAG gaGGTGTTCGACCAGAGTTTTGACTCAGCCCTCCAGTCTCTCATATCTGACTTCCTGTCCAGGATCGAGCAGCTGTTCCCGGTGCCCGACTTCAAACAG GCGGCTTCCTGGCTCGATGCTGCCCCTGGTGGTCTGGAGGACAGTCTGCAGGAGGCGGACAGTGAGGAGCTGAGGAAgctactgaccaatcagagctgtcTACTGGGACGAGCAACCACCACGG TGGGTCATGACACGGAGGAGATCCTCCTCTCAGCCTGGTCCCACCCCTTCATCACCAAACTGACCAATCCTGACCCTCCTGCCACCGACACAGAGGACCAATCAGATCCTCCCATCCAGCTGGATGTggagctggtgaaggtggaggtggtggtgatgacGGAGGATGAACAGGAGGAGCTAGAGGAGACTGTGATTGGTCACACCATGTCGCCCGAGGAGCAAGCGGCGTCCAATGAGAGCTCAGCAGTGGGCGGTGACGAATGTGCTGTCACACCTGTGATCCTGGAAGTGGACAG gcTGAAGGACTCACCTGGAAACTTTGCTGACCAATCAGACGGCacag TCGACCTATCAGATCAGTCGTGCTCTGAGGTCACAGCTAATGCTCTGTACAGCATTTCCCATAATTCTCAGCGGGTGGCTCACAAGTGTCCTCAGTGTGGCAAATGTTTCATCTACCGTTCTCAG GTGATCCGGCACCTGCGGACCAATAAGTCCTGCGGCTCGGCCCTGGCGACGCCCGGAGCTGTCAACCTGCTGAGTCAACCTGGTGGTCACGAGGAAGAGCCCCGCCCCCCGGAGCCCCGCCCCCCGGAGCCCCGCCCCCCCAGGACCCACTCCTGTTTCCAGTGCAACGCCATGTTCAAAACCAAAGCTGAGCTCCTGTCGCACCAGCGCAGCCACCGGGCCCGCCCCGTCTACCAGTGCGGCCAGTGCGACAAGGAGTTCCACCACCTGTCCAGTCTGACCAATCACAAGCAGACGCACCTGGACAAAGGAGGgttcacctgcagcaggtgCGATAAGGTGTTTGAGTCGGCCAAGGAGAGAGACGCCCACCGGCTGCAGCACCGGCTGCCGGACCTCACCTGCACGGTGTGCGACCAGACGTTCAGCTCTCAGACGCAGCTGCTGCGACACCTGCAGACTCACTCTGTGGAGGGAGCCGAGCCCTGCTACAACTGCCGCTTCTGTGACCAGACCTTCTCAG GAGTGACCCAGCTTCGGATCCAccagcgcacacacactttccgCTCGTACCAGTGTGACCAGTGCAGCAAGACGTACGGCTCTCTGACCGGCCTCCACTCCCACCGGGCGAGCCACACCACCGAGAGCCGCTTCCTGTGTCCGCAGTGCGGCAAGCGCTTCAAGACCCGCGACGGCCTGGAGGGCCACCTGAGGACGCACACCGGGGAGCGGCCGTACCGCTGCCCCTACTGCCCCAAAGACTTCACCGCGCTCGCCGGCCTCAACGTGCACGTGCGGCGGCACACCGGGGAGCGCCCGTACGTGTGCACGGTGTGCGGGAAGGGCTGGCCGTCCGGAGGCGACCTGCAGAAACACATGAGGACTCACACGGGGGAGCGGCCGTACGTCTGTCAGGACTGTGGAAAGGCCTTCTCCATCTCCTGCCACCTGACGGAGCACCGGAGGATTCACACCG GAGAGAAGCCCTTCTCGTGTCCAGAATGCGGTAAATGTTTGAGGAGGAAGTTTGATCTGAAGAAACACATGTTGTCTCACAGCGACGTCCGTCCGTACGCCTGCGTTTACTGTCCGAAGAGCTACACCCGCAAAACTCACCTGAACAGACACCTGCTGACGCACCGGACGGCTGACGGAGaggcggcggcggtggcggcggcggcggagaCGGCCGACGAGGCCTGA